In one Bacillus sp. PK3_68 genomic region, the following are encoded:
- the nadA gene encoding quinolinate synthase NadA, whose translation MSIMEMLKQPSFALPEKYRKLETKEMEEKVRAIKRQLGDSLFIPGHHYQRDEVIQFADAVGDSLQLAQISARNKKAKNIVFCGVHFMAETADILTTAEQTVILPDMRAGCSMADMADIYQTETAWKELQGLFGDTMLPLTYVNSTAAIKAFVGRNGGATVTSSNAHEMVKWAFGKKERILFLPDQHLGRNTAFDLGVDLSEMAVWNPINNELEYEGDLSKVKVILWKGHCSVHENFTVQNIEYVRRTYPDMKIIVHPECTHEVVGLSDDNGSTKYIIEKIEEAEPGSAWAIGTEMNLVNRLIQQHSDKHIISLNPNMCPCLTMNRIDLPHLLWSLDTIIEGNEGNVIKVDEQTAHEAVLALDRMLNR comes from the coding sequence ATGTCTATCATGGAAATGCTTAAGCAGCCATCTTTTGCTCTGCCGGAAAAATACCGGAAACTGGAGACAAAAGAAATGGAGGAAAAAGTAAGAGCGATTAAACGACAGCTTGGTGATTCACTTTTTATTCCAGGCCATCATTATCAACGAGACGAAGTGATCCAATTTGCTGACGCTGTTGGTGATTCCTTGCAGCTAGCGCAAATCTCCGCCCGAAACAAAAAGGCTAAGAATATCGTATTTTGTGGTGTTCATTTTATGGCGGAAACAGCGGATATTTTGACAACAGCAGAGCAAACGGTCATTCTTCCTGATATGCGTGCCGGCTGTTCAATGGCGGACATGGCGGATATTTATCAAACAGAAACGGCTTGGAAAGAACTTCAAGGTCTATTTGGCGATACGATGCTGCCGCTTACGTATGTGAACTCAACTGCAGCCATTAAAGCTTTTGTTGGCCGTAATGGCGGGGCTACAGTTACTTCATCTAATGCGCATGAGATGGTCAAATGGGCCTTTGGAAAGAAAGAGAGAATTTTATTTTTGCCAGATCAGCATTTAGGGCGTAACACTGCCTTTGATTTAGGAGTGGATCTTAGTGAGATGGCCGTATGGAATCCAATAAATAATGAATTAGAGTATGAAGGAGACTTGAGCAAAGTGAAAGTCATCCTATGGAAAGGTCATTGCTCTGTTCACGAGAACTTTACTGTCCAAAATATTGAGTATGTACGCCGTACTTACCCGGATATGAAAATTATCGTTCACCCGGAATGCACACACGAAGTGGTAGGGCTATCTGACGACAATGGTTCAACAAAGTATATCATTGAAAAAATTGAAGAAGCCGAGCCAGGAAGTGCCTGGGCTATCGGGACAGAAATGAATCTTGTGAACCGCCTTATTCAGCAGCATTCCGATAAGCATATCATTTCGTTAAATCCAAATATGTGTCCATGCCTCACGATGAATCGTATCGACTTGCCTCATTTACTATGGTCGCTTGATACCATCATTGAAGGAAACGAAGGCAATGTGATTAAAGTAGACGAGCAAACTGCCCATGAAGCGGTATTGGCGTTGGATCGCATGCTAAATAGATAG
- the nadC gene encoding carboxylating nicotinate-nucleotide diphosphorylase, producing the protein MNEIQLESMLKRFFIEDIGDGDLSGEALFSQKEKGSFTLLAKENGIFCGELILQRGFALIDPSASVDIAVNDGDVVTPGMVIAEVSGTMQGLLKGERVILNLIQRMSGIATATAKAVEQTAGTRAKICDTRKTTPGLRMLEKYAVKVGGGYNHRRGLYDAVMLKDNHIAFAGGIKQAVEKARAAVGHTVKVEVEIETKQQLIEAVEAGADIIMFDNRTPEEIREWLPLVPAGIATEASGGIALDGIQPFAESGIEWISLGALTHSIRALDISAKVITNSVKEVVHHVYHGNA; encoded by the coding sequence ATGAACGAAATTCAATTAGAATCCATGCTTAAACGATTTTTTATTGAGGATATCGGTGACGGCGACTTAAGCGGCGAAGCGCTTTTTTCACAAAAGGAAAAGGGATCTTTTACTTTACTAGCAAAAGAAAACGGAATCTTCTGCGGAGAGCTGATTTTACAGCGCGGCTTTGCCCTTATTGATCCATCTGCTAGTGTGGATATAGCTGTGAACGATGGAGATGTGGTTACACCCGGTATGGTGATTGCGGAAGTGTCAGGCACGATGCAAGGGCTTTTGAAAGGAGAACGTGTCATTCTCAATTTAATTCAGCGGATGTCCGGAATTGCCACGGCAACGGCAAAAGCCGTAGAGCAAACGGCAGGTACTCGTGCAAAAATTTGTGATACTCGTAAAACAACACCGGGATTGCGGATGCTTGAAAAATATGCAGTGAAGGTAGGTGGCGGTTACAATCATCGTCGCGGCCTTTATGATGCAGTGATGTTAAAGGATAATCACATTGCTTTTGCAGGGGGAATTAAACAGGCAGTAGAAAAAGCGAGGGCTGCCGTTGGTCATACAGTAAAAGTAGAAGTTGAAATAGAGACGAAGCAGCAGCTGATTGAAGCTGTGGAAGCGGGCGCGGATATTATTATGTTTGATAATCGGACACCAGAAGAGATTCGGGAATGGCTGCCGCTTGTCCCGGCTGGCATCGCCACCGAAGCTTCAGGAGGCATTGCACTCGACGGAATTCAGCCGTTTGCAGAAAGTGGCATTGAATGGATTTCTCTTGGTGCACTAACTCATTCAATCCGCGCTTTAGATATTAGTGCAAAGGTAATCACCAATTCTGTTAAGGAGGTAGTTCATCATGTCTATCATGGAAATGCTTAA
- the nadB gene encoding L-aspartate oxidase, which yields MDKQADVIIVGSGLAALQLAHHLHSTSHVIILTKTKIRQSNSYIAQGGIAAVIDKNDSIHSHIEDTLKAGRYHHFTEEVKRLASEGATAVRELIEGGLGIDRDENGQPSLGLEGAHSAKRIVHSGGDATGRHTVEYLLATLPANVEMIEGEMAYECLMSEDRSRCIGIKTKNKDGERSRYWSPHVVLATGGVGAVYPATSNQPTMTGDGIAIAFRAGAEVIDMEFVQFHPTLLFKNGAVRGLISEAVRGAGATLIDEDGLLLMEGVHPLKDLAPRHITAYEIYKARAKGKDVFLDISGIQQFEKHFPTITAICERNGVPIREKLLPVAPGSHFLMGGVSVDSNGCTTVPGLYAVGEVAHSGVHGANRLASNSLLEGIVYGKRLAEFINSHLPIDHQRANIFHYGKQLKNESVTGLSKKELQMRTMGAAGIIRAPESLESHINYLKGQGIQQWIENGLDELDRDNIEQVYMHINSYLISRAAFLRRESRGAHIRTDIATEEAGWQGKQIVQTKNQIQIRGGQHERNSIRIHA from the coding sequence ATGGATAAACAAGCGGATGTCATTATTGTTGGCAGCGGACTAGCTGCTCTGCAGCTGGCTCATCATTTACATTCAACCAGTCATGTGATTATTCTCACAAAAACAAAGATCAGACAAAGCAACTCTTACATTGCTCAAGGGGGCATTGCAGCAGTAATTGACAAAAATGACAGTATCCATTCACATATAGAAGATACGTTAAAGGCAGGAAGATATCATCATTTTACGGAAGAAGTGAAACGGTTAGCTAGTGAGGGAGCGACTGCAGTAAGAGAATTAATCGAAGGTGGACTAGGTATCGATAGAGACGAGAATGGACAGCCCTCGCTTGGTCTTGAAGGAGCACATAGTGCGAAAAGAATTGTTCACTCTGGTGGGGATGCGACAGGCCGGCATACGGTAGAATACTTGTTGGCAACTTTGCCTGCAAATGTGGAAATGATCGAGGGAGAAATGGCTTATGAGTGCTTAATGTCGGAAGACCGTTCTAGGTGTATCGGCATAAAAACAAAAAACAAAGACGGAGAGAGAAGCCGTTATTGGTCACCGCATGTTGTTTTGGCAACAGGAGGGGTTGGTGCCGTTTATCCTGCTACCTCTAATCAGCCGACCATGACAGGAGATGGCATTGCCATCGCTTTTCGTGCCGGTGCTGAAGTTATCGATATGGAGTTTGTTCAGTTCCATCCTACTTTGCTTTTCAAGAATGGAGCTGTGAGAGGGCTGATTTCTGAAGCGGTTAGAGGGGCGGGGGCTACGCTTATTGATGAGGATGGTTTGCTTCTCATGGAAGGAGTCCACCCGTTAAAAGATCTGGCTCCGCGTCATATTACAGCTTATGAGATCTATAAGGCACGGGCAAAGGGAAAAGATGTTTTTTTAGATATTAGCGGAATTCAACAATTTGAGAAGCACTTTCCAACAATTACGGCGATATGTGAGAGAAATGGTGTGCCAATCAGGGAAAAACTTCTTCCAGTTGCACCGGGAAGCCACTTCTTAATGGGCGGCGTTTCAGTCGATTCAAACGGATGCACAACAGTGCCGGGGCTTTATGCCGTTGGTGAAGTGGCTCATAGCGGTGTCCATGGTGCCAATCGGCTGGCGAGCAATTCTTTGTTGGAAGGGATTGTATATGGAAAAAGATTAGCAGAATTTATTAACAGCCATCTGCCGATAGATCATCAGCGGGCAAATATTTTTCATTACGGAAAACAGTTAAAAAATGAATCAGTCACCGGGCTTTCAAAGAAAGAATTACAGATGCGCACAATGGGAGCAGCAGGTATTATCCGAGCACCAGAGAGTTTAGAGAGCCACATAAACTATTTAAAAGGCCAAGGCATTCAACAATGGATAGAAAATGGCTTAGACGAGCTGGATAGGGACAACATCGAACAAGTTTATATGCATATCAACAGCTATTTAATCAGCCGTGCTGCTTTCCTCCGGCGGGAGAGTCGAGGAGCGCACATCCGTACGGATATTGCAACAGAGGAAGCGGGCTGGCAAGGAAAACAAATTGTGCAAACAAAGAATCAAATACAAATAAGAGGTGGGCAGCATGAACGAAATTCAATTAGAATCCATGCTTAA
- a CDS encoding IscS subfamily cysteine desulfurase, translating to MIYFDYAATTPMSEQALSVYIKASQEFFGNSSSLHDEGSQARFLLEQCRETLARLIGGKKEGIYFTSGGTESNLLSIISLARAARKRGNHVIASMAEHSSVHSALAFLEKEGFHITKLPLSSQGVIEPEELAAAIRPDTILVSLQYANQEIGTINPIDKIGRLLKEKGILFHSDCVQAFGKLDLRPLLLWVDSLSVSSHKIFGPKGIGAVYICPSLHWSPLFPGLTHENGFRGGTVNVPAVAAFTAAAEEVCRTSSLQKEWELRRLLKEKLTSSSFRWIEADETRQLPSIIGMTIQGMEGQLVLLKLNEQGCAISTGSACDTRSENGTKAILAMGHSIEKARQFFRISLSSRTTIQEIERLGNLLLGITASVLR from the coding sequence TTGATTTATTTTGATTACGCAGCCACTACGCCTATGAGTGAACAAGCGCTTAGCGTTTATATAAAGGCTAGCCAGGAATTCTTCGGCAACAGTTCAAGCCTTCATGATGAAGGCAGCCAGGCACGTTTTCTGCTTGAACAATGCAGGGAAACTTTGGCTAGGCTGATCGGTGGAAAAAAGGAAGGGATTTACTTTACTTCCGGAGGAACGGAAAGCAACTTGTTATCCATCATTTCGCTTGCACGGGCAGCAAGAAAAAGGGGAAACCATGTGATTGCATCAATGGCGGAGCATTCATCTGTCCACTCTGCATTGGCCTTTTTAGAAAAAGAAGGGTTTCATATTACAAAGCTGCCCCTCAGCTCCCAAGGAGTGATAGAACCTGAAGAACTGGCAGCCGCTATTCGTCCAGATACCATTCTCGTATCTTTACAATATGCTAATCAGGAGATTGGAACGATTAATCCTATAGATAAAATTGGAAGGCTGCTAAAAGAGAAGGGTATTTTATTTCATTCAGATTGCGTCCAGGCATTTGGTAAGCTAGATCTTCGTCCATTGCTTCTATGGGTAGACAGCTTGTCCGTCTCTTCTCATAAAATATTCGGTCCAAAAGGGATAGGAGCAGTCTACATCTGTCCTTCCCTCCACTGGTCTCCTCTTTTTCCCGGCCTCACTCATGAAAATGGGTTTCGGGGAGGCACTGTTAATGTTCCAGCAGTTGCAGCTTTCACAGCTGCTGCCGAGGAAGTCTGTCGGACATCCAGCTTGCAAAAAGAATGGGAACTTCGCCGTCTGTTAAAAGAAAAGCTGACTTCCTCTTCTTTTCGCTGGATTGAAGCGGACGAAACAAGACAGCTCCCTTCGATTATTGGCATGACAATTCAAGGAATGGAAGGACAGCTCGTCTTGCTAAAGCTAAATGAACAAGGCTGTGCTATTTCAACGGGCAGCGCTTGTGATACCCGTTCCGAAAATGGAACAAAGGCTATCCTTGCTATGGGACATTCCATAGAAAAAGCACGGCAGTTCTTCCGCATTTCATTGAGCAGCCGAACAACTATACAAGAAATAGAGAGGCTGGGAAATCTTTTACTGGGAATAACCGCATCAGTTCTCCGTTAG
- a CDS encoding transcription repressor NadR, producing MTPGKKILGEERRKLIVEWLRMSKEPLTGGELANRSNVSRQVIVNDITLLKARNEPIIATSQGYCYFAPAAPEQWFERSIACSHKPQDAKEELNLLVDLGLLVKDVKIEHPVYGDLTASIMVSNRREVTQFIQRVNETNASYLSQLTDGVHLHTIAAREERILDEAEAVLKQAGFLLAE from the coding sequence ATGACTCCCGGGAAGAAGATTTTAGGAGAAGAAAGACGCAAGCTTATAGTGGAATGGCTGCGAATGAGCAAGGAACCATTAACAGGCGGGGAACTGGCGAATCGTTCCAATGTTAGCCGCCAAGTGATCGTAAATGATATTACATTATTAAAAGCGAGAAATGAACCCATTATCGCTACGAGTCAAGGCTATTGTTATTTTGCCCCGGCAGCCCCAGAGCAATGGTTTGAACGTTCCATTGCCTGCAGCCACAAACCTCAAGACGCAAAAGAAGAATTAAATCTTCTGGTTGATCTTGGCTTGCTCGTGAAAGACGTGAAAATTGAGCACCCAGTGTACGGAGACTTAACAGCTTCTATTATGGTCTCCAATCGAAGGGAAGTAACTCAATTTATCCAGCGTGTAAACGAGACCAATGCTTCATATTTATCACAGTTAACAGATGGCGTTCATCTTCACACCATTGCCGCAAGAGAAGAAAGAATCCTAGATGAAGCGGAAGCCGTCTTAAAACAGGCAGGTTTCTTGCTTGCCGAATAA
- the pheA gene encoding prephenate dehydratase encodes MRKIAFLGPAATFTNLAVRHAFPAEEHVPYSTIPACMDAVINGDMDFAVVPIENTLEGTVNLTIDYLFHEADLKIVAEVTEPIQQHLLVHKEYAYEWQKTEKVLSHPHAIAQCHKFLHSYFPDIPHEQVASTAAAAKYVKEHPEQRLAAIANELSAQEYDLAIARVNIHDYDFNHTRFLVLAKQEQDISLPLIRPRDKTTVVITLPSDRPGALHQVLSAFSWRNINLSKIESRPLKTGLGHYFFILDIEQRMDKVLLPGAFAEMEALGCNVHVLGSYQAYAIQYE; translated from the coding sequence TTGCGAAAAATCGCTTTTTTAGGCCCCGCCGCTACTTTCACTAATTTAGCGGTACGCCATGCGTTTCCGGCGGAGGAACATGTTCCTTATTCAACGATTCCAGCTTGTATGGATGCTGTTATTAATGGAGATATGGACTTTGCCGTTGTACCAATTGAAAATACGCTTGAAGGCACAGTAAATTTAACAATTGATTATTTGTTTCATGAGGCAGATTTAAAAATTGTAGCAGAAGTGACGGAACCAATTCAGCAGCATTTGCTCGTACATAAAGAATATGCCTACGAGTGGCAAAAGACAGAAAAAGTCCTTTCGCATCCCCATGCTATTGCTCAATGTCACAAATTTTTACATAGTTATTTTCCGGATATTCCCCATGAGCAGGTGGCGTCGACAGCCGCCGCCGCAAAGTATGTAAAAGAGCATCCTGAACAGCGGCTGGCGGCGATTGCCAATGAATTATCCGCCCAAGAGTATGATTTGGCTATTGCCAGAGTAAATATCCACGATTATGATTTTAACCATACTCGTTTTCTTGTGCTTGCCAAACAGGAACAGGACATCTCGCTTCCGCTTATTCGGCCTCGTGATAAAACGACCGTCGTGATCACACTGCCTTCTGATCGGCCGGGTGCATTGCATCAAGTGCTGTCTGCATTTTCCTGGCGGAATATCAATTTAAGTAAAATTGAATCCCGTCCGTTAAAAACGGGCCTTGGGCATTATTTCTTTATTCTTGATATTGAACAGCGAATGGATAAGGTGCTCTTGCCGGGTGCATTTGCTGAGATGGAAGCGCTCGGCTGCAATGTGCATGTGCTTGGAAGCTATCAGGCGTACGCTATTCAATATGAGTAA
- a CDS encoding ACT domain-containing protein: protein MAKKDFERKFYLVREDVLPEAMKKTLEAKELIDRHRVESIWEAVKKVDLSRSAFYKYRDTVFPFHKVVTERIITLFFHLEDRAGTLSELLGLVAKYECNILTIHQTIPLQGRANVTLSLNVSNMTIDLDDMLAELEKLEFIDTVEVLGSGG, encoded by the coding sequence GTGGCTAAGAAGGATTTTGAACGGAAATTTTATCTCGTACGTGAAGATGTGTTGCCGGAAGCAATGAAAAAAACGCTTGAGGCAAAAGAGCTGATTGACCGACACCGGGTGGAATCTATCTGGGAGGCAGTAAAAAAGGTTGATTTGAGCCGCAGTGCTTTTTACAAATATCGTGATACTGTCTTTCCTTTTCACAAGGTCGTCACCGAACGGATCATTACTCTGTTCTTCCATCTTGAAGACCGAGCTGGTACGCTGTCCGAATTGCTGGGGCTCGTCGCTAAATATGAATGCAATATTTTAACGATTCATCAGACGATCCCTCTTCAAGGAAGAGCGAATGTTACTCTTTCGTTAAATGTAAGTAATATGACAATTGACCTGGATGATATGCTGGCAGAGCTGGAAAAGCTAGAGTTCATCGATACTGTAGAAGTTCTCGGTTCAGGGGGGTAA
- the obgE gene encoding GTPase ObgE translates to MFVDQVKVYVKGGDGGNGMVAFRREKYVPKGGPAGGDGGNGADVVFEVDEGLRTLMDFRYQRHFKAPRGEHGMSKSQHGKNATDMVVKVPPGTIVMDDDTKEVIADLTEHGQRAVIARGGRGGRGNTRFATPANPAPELSENGEPGQERYIVMELKLLADVGLVGFPSVGKSTLLSVVSAARPKIAEYHFTTIVPNLGVVETEDGRSFVMADLPGLIEGAHEGVGLGHQFLRHIERTRVIVHVIDMSGMEGRDPYEDYVTINNELKEYNLRLTERPQIVVANKMDMPDSEENLAAFKEKIGEEVPVFPISAVTREGLKELLFAVADMVDKTPEFPLADFEEEKGIHRVMYKHEDQPAEFLITRDSAGVFVVSGAKVEKLFKMTDFSREDSVRRFARQLRSMGVDDALRERGAEDGDIVRLLDYEFEFVE, encoded by the coding sequence ATGTTTGTAGATCAGGTAAAAGTATACGTAAAAGGCGGTGACGGCGGGAATGGCATGGTTGCTTTCCGTCGTGAAAAGTACGTGCCAAAAGGTGGACCGGCTGGCGGCGATGGCGGCAACGGCGCGGATGTAGTTTTCGAAGTGGATGAAGGGTTAAGAACACTTATGGACTTCCGCTATCAGCGTCATTTTAAAGCTCCGCGTGGCGAGCATGGAATGAGCAAAAGTCAGCATGGAAAAAATGCAACCGATATGGTTGTAAAAGTTCCTCCTGGCACTATTGTTATGGATGATGACACGAAAGAAGTAATCGCTGATTTGACCGAGCATGGCCAGCGGGCCGTTATTGCAAGAGGCGGACGGGGCGGACGTGGTAACACTCGCTTTGCTACACCGGCTAACCCTGCTCCTGAATTGTCCGAGAATGGAGAACCGGGTCAAGAACGCTATATTGTAATGGAGTTAAAACTATTGGCAGATGTAGGTCTTGTCGGTTTTCCAAGCGTCGGAAAATCCACCCTGCTTTCTGTTGTTTCTGCTGCCCGCCCTAAAATTGCTGAATACCACTTTACAACGATTGTGCCAAATCTTGGTGTAGTGGAAACAGAAGATGGCCGCAGTTTTGTTATGGCAGACCTTCCGGGACTGATTGAAGGTGCACATGAGGGAGTAGGGCTAGGCCACCAATTTTTACGCCATATTGAACGGACACGTGTTATCGTACATGTTATTGATATGTCTGGTATGGAAGGGCGAGATCCGTACGAAGACTATGTAACGATCAATAATGAATTGAAGGAATATAATTTAAGGCTGACTGAGCGTCCGCAAATTGTTGTGGCCAATAAGATGGATATGCCTGACTCAGAGGAAAACCTTGCAGCATTTAAAGAAAAGATAGGTGAAGAAGTGCCGGTTTTCCCAATTTCCGCTGTGACCCGTGAAGGACTAAAAGAGTTGTTGTTCGCTGTAGCAGATATGGTAGATAAAACTCCAGAATTCCCTCTTGCCGATTTTGAGGAGGAAAAAGGCATCCATCGTGTGATGTACAAACATGAAGATCAGCCGGCGGAATTCTTAATTACAAGAGATTCAGCGGGAGTGTTCGTAGTAAGTGGAGCGAAGGTAGAAAAGCTGTTTAAAATGACAGATTTCTCTCGGGAAGACTCTGTTCGTCGCTTTGCTCGCCAGCTCCGTTCTATGGGTGTAGATGATGCACTGCGCGAACGGGGAGCAGAAGATGGCGATATCGTTCGTCTGCTTGATTACGAATTTGAATTTGTGGAGTAA
- a CDS encoding Spo0B C-terminal domain-containing protein, whose translation MDRKSNNWTIIRALQHARHDWMNHIQLIKGYIALGKIEEAERVIERAVMQAKQEAHVCNLSLPELAKTLITFNWEAHSFQLEYEVLDTDITTRATDHRLSCWTSSLFQLVENYIETYADNHLYLSIGKAEEGIRFFFEFSGIITNEEALTSELAEILSMPHVKRYEIHVHSEEEMLFEAII comes from the coding sequence GTGGATAGGAAAAGTAATAATTGGACGATCATTCGAGCACTTCAGCACGCCCGACATGACTGGATGAATCACATTCAGCTTATTAAAGGGTATATTGCGCTTGGGAAAATAGAGGAAGCGGAGCGGGTGATTGAACGAGCGGTTATGCAAGCAAAGCAGGAGGCTCATGTATGCAATTTATCTTTGCCGGAGCTCGCAAAAACACTAATCACATTTAATTGGGAAGCGCACTCCTTTCAGTTAGAATATGAAGTGCTGGATACGGATATAACAACGAGGGCAACTGATCACCGTCTGTCATGCTGGACATCTTCGCTTTTTCAGTTGGTTGAAAATTATATTGAAACGTATGCCGATAATCATTTGTATCTCTCCATTGGAAAGGCAGAGGAAGGAATTCGTTTCTTTTTTGAGTTCAGTGGGATAATAACCAATGAAGAAGCGTTAACTAGCGAATTAGCAGAAATATTAAGCATGCCTCATGTGAAACGGTATGAAATTCATGTGCACTCGGAAGAGGAAATGCTCTTTGAAGCAATCATATAG
- the rpmA gene encoding 50S ribosomal protein L27, whose translation MLRLDLQFFASKKGVGSTKNGRDSEAKRLGAKRADGQFVTGGSILYRQRGTKIYPGENVGRGGDDTLFAKVDGVVRFERYGRDKKKVSVYPAAQ comes from the coding sequence ATGTTAAGATTAGACCTTCAATTTTTCGCATCGAAAAAAGGGGTTGGTTCTACAAAGAACGGACGTGACTCTGAAGCGAAGCGCCTTGGCGCAAAGCGTGCAGATGGTCAGTTCGTAACTGGCGGATCTATTCTTTACCGTCAACGTGGAACAAAAATTTACCCTGGTGAAAACGTTGGCCGTGGTGGAGACGACACTCTATTCGCAAAAGTTGACGGCGTTGTTCGTTTTGAACGTTATGGCCGTGACAAGAAAAAAGTGAGCGTATACCCTGCAGCTCAATAA
- a CDS encoding ribosomal-processing cysteine protease Prp yields MIRVDVIRQPSGRITSFTMEGHAEFAEHGKDLVCAGATAVSFGALNAILSLTDAKLGIEQGKEGGFLRCLVPEDLPMDEAEKVQLLLEGMVVSLQTIEREYSKYIKITFH; encoded by the coding sequence ATGATTCGGGTAGACGTAATAAGGCAGCCTTCCGGAAGGATTACTTCCTTCACAATGGAGGGGCATGCAGAATTTGCTGAACATGGAAAAGATCTCGTGTGTGCAGGAGCGACAGCTGTCTCTTTCGGAGCGCTTAATGCTATTCTTTCATTGACTGATGCTAAGCTTGGGATCGAGCAAGGGAAAGAAGGCGGATTTCTTCGATGTCTTGTTCCGGAGGATCTTCCGATGGACGAGGCTGAAAAAGTCCAGTTGCTGCTTGAAGGAATGGTTGTTTCCTTACAGACGATTGAACGTGAGTATAGCAAATATATAAAGATTACTTTTCACTAA
- the rplU gene encoding 50S ribosomal protein L21 produces MYAIIETGGKQVKVEEGQAIYIEKLDAAEGDSVTFDQVLFVGGENVKVGSPTVDGATVTAKVEKQGRQKKITVFKFKAKKNYRRKQGHRQPYTKVVIEKINA; encoded by the coding sequence ATGTACGCAATTATCGAAACTGGCGGTAAACAAGTAAAAGTAGAAGAAGGTCAAGCTATCTACATTGAAAAATTAGATGCTGCAGAAGGTGATTCTGTAACGTTTGATCAAGTATTATTCGTCGGCGGTGAAAATGTAAAAGTAGGCAGCCCAACTGTTGATGGTGCTACTGTTACAGCTAAAGTTGAAAAACAAGGCCGTCAAAAGAAAATTACTGTTTTCAAATTCAAAGCAAAGAAAAACTACCGCAGAAAACAAGGCCATCGTCAGCCATACACTAAAGTTGTTATCGAAAAAATCAACGCGTAA